One Peromyscus leucopus breed LL Stock chromosome 2, UCI_PerLeu_2.1, whole genome shotgun sequence DNA window includes the following coding sequences:
- the Nppa gene encoding natriuretic peptides A, with amino-acid sequence MGSFSITMGCCFFLALWLPGYIGANPVYGAVSDTDLMDFKNLLDHLEEKMPLQDEVAPPQALSEQNEDAGAALGSLSEVPPWTGEVNAPQRDGSVLGRSPWDPSDRSALLKGRLRALLAAPRSLRRSSCFGGRIDRIGAQSGLGCNSFRYRR; translated from the exons ATgggctccttctccatcaccatgggCTGCTGCTTCTTCCTGGCCCTTTGGCTTCCAGGCTACATTGGAGCGAACCCTGTGTATGGTGCAGTGTCCGACACAGATCTGATGGATTTCAAG AACCTGCTAGACCACCTGGAGGAGAAGATGCCGTTACAAGATGAGGTCGCGCCCCCACAGGCCCTGAGTGAGCAGAATGAGGACGCGGGAGCTGCACTTGGCTCTCTCTCTGAGGTACCTCCCTGGACTGGGGAGGTCAACGCACCTCAGAGAGATGGGAGTGTCCTCGGGCGCAGCCCCTGGGACCCCTCAGATAGATCTGCCCTCTTGAAGGGCAGACTGAGGGCTCTGCTCGCTGCCCCTCGGAGCCTACGGCGGTCTAGCTGCTTCGGGGGTAGGATCGACAGGATTGGAGCCCAGAGCGGACTAGGATGCAACAGCTTCCGG
- the Nppb gene encoding natriuretic peptides B — protein MDLQKVLSRMILFLLFLSLSLLGGHSHPLSSPSQSPEQVKMQALLDLLREKAEEVPQAQLLKDQHTTKASLQSTLGSQDSTFQILQRIRNSKKMHTSSCFGHRIDRIGSVSRLGCNVLKRH, from the exons ATGGATCTCCAGAAGGTGCTGTCCCGGATGATTCTGTTCctgcttttcctgtctctgtcactgCTGGGAGGTCACTCCCACCCTCTGAGCAGTCCTAGCCAGTCTCCAGAACAAGTCAAGATGCAG GCGCTGTTGGATCTGCTGAGGGAAAAGGCAGAGGAGGTGCCTCAGGCGCAGCTCCTGAAGGACCAACATACCACAAAAGCATCTCTCCAAAGCACCCTTGGGTCTCAAGACAGCACCTTCCAGATCCTGCAGAGAATTCGCAACTCCAAGAAGATGCATACTTCGAGCTGCTTTGGGCACAGGATAGACCGGATAGGCTCTGTCAGTCGTCTGGGTTGCAATG TGCTGAAGCGGCATTAG